A window from Synechococcus sp. RSCCF101 encodes these proteins:
- the htpG gene encoding molecular chaperone HtpG codes for MTVLEQGTIEIHTENIFPIIKKAVYSGHEVFLRELVSNGVDATSKRRMVAMAGECSEAENPAISIRIDRENKTLTVSDQGIGMTADEVKRYINQVAFSSAEEFLEKYKQDSEAIIGNFGLGFYSSFMVAREVELQTLSAREGAEPVRWTCDGSPRFTLEEGSRSEPGTDVILHLMDEELEYLEPARLKTLITRYCDFLAVDVQLEGESVNRRNAPWKRSARELKDEDYVELYRYLYPFQGDPLLWVHLNTDYPYSLQGILFFPKISGRADWESGEIRLYCNNVFVSDSIKEVVPRYLLPLRGVLDSPDIPLNVSRSALQTDRRVRSIGQFVAKKVADRLRQLHRDEPERYARIWDSLAPFIKIGAMEDEKFADQVADVVLFASTAACSKADPDGESAEAESGAAADSESDPIGVDGKTFTTLDGYLRRSASAGGDQASKVLYCTDEAAQAGALALWRGQGREVLMADTLIDAQFIPWLEALREELSFQRVDAELDESLQEKESELTDAEGGNPSEDLRSLFKTALANDKITVQVQTLKGEEAPAAMILLPEQMRRLNDMGALMDQRLPGLPEHHVLLVNRRHPLVEGLLKLSKGALITGSGASPTQQLSEDLSRHLYDMARLGIGGLEPNELAGFQSRSATLMGRLLEKGLL; via the coding sequence ATGACGGTTCTCGAGCAGGGCACGATCGAGATTCATACCGAGAACATCTTCCCGATCATCAAGAAGGCCGTCTATTCCGGCCATGAAGTCTTTCTGCGGGAGCTCGTCAGCAATGGCGTCGACGCCACCAGCAAGCGCCGGATGGTGGCGATGGCGGGGGAGTGCAGCGAAGCCGAGAATCCCGCCATCTCGATCCGCATCGATCGCGAGAACAAGACCCTCACGGTGAGCGATCAGGGCATCGGCATGACCGCCGATGAGGTGAAGCGCTACATCAACCAGGTGGCCTTCTCCAGCGCCGAGGAGTTTCTCGAGAAGTACAAGCAGGATTCCGAAGCCATCATCGGCAACTTCGGCCTCGGCTTCTATTCCAGCTTCATGGTGGCCCGCGAGGTCGAGCTGCAGACCCTCAGTGCCCGCGAGGGGGCGGAGCCAGTGCGCTGGACCTGCGATGGCTCGCCCCGCTTCACCCTGGAGGAGGGCAGCCGCAGCGAACCCGGCACCGATGTGATCCTGCACCTGATGGACGAGGAGCTCGAGTACCTCGAGCCCGCCCGCCTGAAGACACTCATCACCCGCTACTGCGACTTCCTCGCAGTGGATGTGCAGCTGGAGGGTGAAAGCGTCAACCGGCGCAATGCTCCCTGGAAGCGCAGCGCACGTGAGCTCAAGGATGAGGATTATGTGGAGCTCTACCGCTACCTCTACCCGTTCCAGGGCGACCCCCTGCTCTGGGTGCACCTGAACACGGATTATCCGTACAGCCTGCAGGGCATCCTCTTCTTCCCCAAGATCAGCGGCCGAGCCGACTGGGAATCAGGTGAGATCCGGCTCTACTGCAACAACGTCTTCGTCAGCGACAGCATCAAGGAGGTCGTTCCCCGCTATCTGCTGCCGCTGCGGGGTGTGCTCGATTCGCCCGATATCCCACTGAACGTGAGCCGCAGCGCGCTGCAGACCGACCGCCGTGTGCGCTCGATCGGTCAGTTTGTGGCTAAGAAGGTGGCCGACCGGCTGCGCCAGCTGCATCGCGATGAGCCGGAGCGCTACGCCCGCATCTGGGATTCCCTCGCCCCCTTCATCAAGATCGGTGCGATGGAGGATGAGAAATTCGCCGATCAGGTGGCTGATGTGGTGCTCTTCGCCAGCACCGCTGCCTGTTCGAAAGCTGATCCGGATGGGGAGTCCGCCGAGGCCGAGAGCGGGGCAGCGGCCGATTCGGAGTCCGATCCGATCGGGGTGGATGGCAAGACCTTCACCACCCTCGATGGCTACCTCCGGCGCAGCGCATCGGCGGGAGGCGATCAGGCCTCCAAGGTTCTGTACTGCACCGATGAGGCCGCCCAGGCCGGCGCCCTTGCCCTCTGGCGCGGTCAGGGCCGCGAGGTGCTCATGGCCGACACCCTCATCGACGCCCAGTTCATCCCCTGGCTCGAGGCCCTCCGCGAGGAGCTCAGCTTCCAGCGTGTGGATGCCGAGCTGGACGAGAGCCTGCAGGAGAAGGAGAGCGAACTGACCGACGCGGAGGGCGGCAATCCCAGCGAGGACCTGCGCAGCCTGTTCAAGACCGCGCTCGCCAACGACAAGATCACCGTCCAGGTGCAGACCCTCAAGGGAGAGGAGGCGCCGGCGGCCATGATTCTGCTGCCGGAGCAGATGCGACGCCTCAATGACATGGGCGCCCTGATGGACCAGCGCCTGCCGGGTCTGCCCGAGCATCACGTGCTCCTGGTGAACCGCCGCCACCCCCTGGTGGAGGGGCTGCTCAAGCTCTCCAAGGGGGCTCTGATCACCGGTTCCGGTGCCTCGCCCACCCAGCAGCTCTCGGAGGATCTCTCGCGCCACCTGTACGACATGGCCAGGCTTGGCATCGGTGGTCTGGAACCCAACGAGCTGGCCGGCTTCCAGTCCCGCAGCGCCACGCTGATGGGCCGCCTGCTGGAGAAGGGGCTCCTCTGA
- a CDS encoding ATP phosphoribosyltransferase regulatory subunit codes for MALQPAAGVRDLNPRQVAINHRLTRAFASVYQRWGYEEVSPPRVERLDTLLAGGAIRQGDVVQLVADEPLGLRPEMTASIARAACSRLAARPRPLRLWSSGTTFLGRRDEAGGLRLEERLQSGVELIGEASTTADRELLHLLLDALASIPLEPAHRPQLLLGHHGLVMAVLDRVAPGQRRALHDALTGFDPLALARLDLEPDQRAWMQQLLRLRGEPESVLPELTRLLGPHRSIRAIEEIAGSVVQRAGDLGMAVQIDPTFQPHFELYDGMVFQLVCQGRAAPVMLASGGRYDGVLQRFGASGPEAAGVGFSIMVDEIRDLLEPGSVAAATPEAPRLVVYGAAQSLEQAFACMRRLHAKGQRAEVHLPVCAGEQEAAAIAAARGCAGVSWAGSA; via the coding sequence ATGGCTCTGCAACCCGCTGCCGGCGTCCGCGACCTGAATCCCAGGCAGGTGGCGATCAACCATCGCCTCACGCGTGCCTTCGCATCGGTCTATCAGCGCTGGGGCTACGAGGAGGTCAGTCCACCCCGCGTCGAGAGGCTCGACACCCTGCTGGCCGGCGGCGCCATCCGCCAGGGCGATGTGGTGCAGCTGGTGGCCGATGAGCCGCTGGGGCTCAGGCCCGAGATGACGGCCTCGATCGCCCGTGCCGCCTGCTCCCGCCTCGCCGCCCGCCCGAGGCCTCTGAGACTCTGGAGTTCGGGCACCACCTTTCTGGGGCGTCGCGATGAGGCCGGCGGGCTGCGGCTGGAGGAGCGGCTTCAGAGCGGTGTGGAACTGATCGGTGAAGCCTCCACCACGGCGGACCGGGAACTGCTGCATCTGTTGCTGGATGCGTTGGCCAGCATTCCTCTGGAACCCGCCCACCGGCCCCAGCTGCTCCTGGGCCATCACGGCCTCGTGATGGCCGTGCTCGATCGGGTGGCCCCCGGGCAGCGCCGGGCCCTGCACGATGCGCTCACCGGCTTCGATCCTCTCGCCCTGGCCCGGCTGGATCTCGAGCCCGATCAGCGCGCCTGGATGCAGCAGCTGCTGCGCCTGCGCGGCGAGCCGGAGTCGGTGCTGCCCGAACTCACCCGTCTGCTCGGTCCCCATCGCTCGATCCGTGCGATCGAGGAGATCGCCGGCTCCGTCGTGCAACGGGCGGGAGACCTGGGCATGGCGGTGCAGATCGATCCCACCTTTCAGCCTCACTTCGAGCTCTATGACGGCATGGTGTTCCAGCTCGTCTGCCAGGGCCGGGCCGCGCCGGTGATGCTGGCCAGCGGCGGCCGCTACGACGGCGTGCTGCAGCGCTTCGGCGCCTCCGGACCGGAGGCGGCCGGCGTGGGCTTCTCGATCATGGTGGACGAGATCCGCGATCTGCTCGAACCCGGCAGCGTGGCGGCGGCCACACCGGAAGCCCCCCGGCTGGTGGTCTATGGCGCCGCCCAGTCGCTCGAGCAGGCCTTCGCCTGCATGCGTCGCCTTCACGCCAAGGGTCAGCGCGCTGAAGTGCATCTGCCGGTCTGCGCCGGGGAGCAGGAGGCGGCGGCGATCGCCGCGGCGCGGGGCTGCGCGGGTGTGAGCTGGGCCGGGTCCGCCTGA
- the pstA gene encoding phosphate ABC transporter permease PstA encodes MSISAAPAQRSLNYKPGLLRNRLSRLLTILMGLFAGISVLPLVLVLIYVLLKGGRSISLSLFTQLPPPPGLEGGGIGNAILGTFVVTAIAAAIAVPVGVGGGVYLAEYAKGRGFSQFVRFGNDVLAGVPSIIAGVFIYGIIVATRLLFGQSYSAIAGGMALAVLMLPTVIKTTDEGLKLVPAELRWGALGVGASKFVTVIRITLPTAFPPIATGVVLALARAAGETAPLIFTALFSPFWPEGILAPIATMSVLIYNFAIMPYEAQNELAWAASFVLVLLILAANLFARWLGRFANR; translated from the coding sequence ATGTCCATCTCCGCCGCTCCCGCCCAGCGATCGCTGAACTACAAGCCGGGACTGCTGCGCAACCGCCTCAGCCGCCTGCTCACGATTCTGATGGGCCTCTTCGCGGGCATCTCGGTGCTGCCCCTGGTGCTGGTGCTGATCTATGTGCTGCTCAAGGGGGGGCGTTCCATCAGCCTCTCCCTGTTCACCCAGTTGCCGCCCCCTCCGGGGCTGGAGGGAGGCGGCATCGGCAACGCCATTCTCGGCACCTTTGTGGTCACCGCCATCGCTGCGGCGATCGCCGTTCCCGTGGGCGTGGGGGGTGGGGTTTATCTGGCGGAGTACGCCAAAGGGCGCGGCTTCTCCCAGTTCGTGCGGTTCGGCAACGATGTGCTGGCCGGCGTGCCGTCGATCATCGCCGGTGTCTTCATCTACGGGATCATCGTCGCGACACGGCTTCTCTTCGGTCAGTCCTACAGCGCCATCGCCGGAGGCATGGCCCTGGCCGTGCTGATGCTGCCAACGGTGATCAAGACCACGGATGAGGGCCTGAAGCTGGTGCCGGCCGAGCTGCGCTGGGGGGCCCTCGGCGTGGGGGCCTCGAAGTTCGTCACCGTCATCCGCATCACACTGCCCACGGCCTTTCCGCCGATTGCCACCGGGGTGGTGCTGGCGTTGGCGCGCGCCGCCGGGGAAACCGCTCCCCTGATCTTCACCGCCCTGTTCTCCCCGTTCTGGCCGGAGGGCATCCTCGCTCCGATCGCGACGATGTCGGTTCTGATCTACAACTTCGCGATCATGCCCTACGAGGCCCAGAACGAGCTGGCCTGGGCAGCCTCCTTCGTGCTGGTGCTACTGATCCTGGCGGCCAATCTCTTCGCCCGCTGGCTGGGGCGTTTCGCGAACCGCTGA
- a CDS encoding 2Fe-2S iron-sulfur cluster-binding protein has translation MTIRHRITVHWRQQGRTISHDVPEGEYILRSFEAQGDPLPFSCRNGCCTTCAVRVLDGTMDRREALGLSRELREKGYGLLCVARAIAPLEVETQDEDEVYNLQFGRFFARGQVRFGLPLDDE, from the coding sequence ATGACCATCCGGCATCGCATCACGGTTCACTGGCGTCAGCAGGGACGCACCATCAGCCACGATGTGCCCGAGGGCGAGTACATCCTCCGCAGCTTCGAAGCCCAGGGGGATCCATTGCCCTTCAGCTGCAGAAATGGCTGCTGCACCACCTGTGCCGTCCGTGTGCTCGACGGCACGATGGATCGCCGTGAGGCCCTGGGGCTCTCCCGGGAACTGCGGGAGAAGGGCTACGGGCTGCTGTGCGTGGCCCGGGCCATTGCACCGCTCGAGGTGGAAACGCAGGACGAGGATGAGGTCTACAACCTGCAGTTCGGACGCTTCTTCGCACGCGGTCAGGTGCGCTTCGGCCTTCCTCTCGACGACGAGTGA
- the pstC gene encoding phosphate ABC transporter permease subunit PstC: MTSASPQDSFTLRRRPASEKLLDIGFRQLTTALASMVALILIGILLVVLFGSFESMRRYGLAFITTSSWNPVEDEYGAFTAIYGTLVSSLLSLLIAVPLGVGTAIFITENIIPLKVRQVIGVMVELLAAIPSVVLGLWAIFVMEPFLRPAFVWLHNSLGFIPLFGTMPLGPGMAPAVLILVVMILPIITAISRDSLNQVPPELRQAAYGVGTTRWGAILNVLLPAAVSGITGGVMLALGRAMGETMAVTMIIGNSNTFSWSLLAPANTIASLLANQFGEADGSQVSSLMYAAFILMVLTLIVNIFARWLVKRLSLRY; encoded by the coding sequence ATGACCTCGGCCTCACCCCAGGACTCGTTCACCCTCCGGCGGCGGCCTGCCAGCGAGAAGCTGCTCGACATCGGCTTCCGCCAGCTCACCACCGCCCTGGCCTCGATGGTGGCCCTGATCCTGATCGGCATCCTGCTGGTGGTGCTCTTCGGCTCGTTCGAATCGATGCGGCGCTATGGGCTGGCGTTCATCACCACCTCCAGCTGGAATCCGGTGGAGGACGAATACGGCGCCTTCACGGCCATCTACGGAACCCTGGTCAGCTCGCTGCTGTCGCTGCTGATCGCCGTGCCGCTGGGCGTGGGAACAGCGATCTTCATCACCGAGAACATCATCCCTCTCAAGGTGCGTCAGGTGATCGGGGTGATGGTGGAGCTGCTCGCCGCCATTCCGTCGGTGGTGCTCGGCCTCTGGGCCATCTTCGTGATGGAACCGTTCCTGCGGCCGGCCTTTGTCTGGTTGCACAACAGCCTCGGCTTCATTCCCCTGTTCGGCACCATGCCCCTCGGGCCCGGTATGGCGCCGGCGGTGCTGATTCTGGTGGTGATGATTCTGCCGATCATCACGGCGATTTCGCGGGATTCCCTCAACCAGGTGCCGCCCGAGCTGCGGCAGGCGGCCTATGGGGTGGGCACCACCCGCTGGGGCGCGATTCTCAATGTGCTGCTGCCGGCAGCCGTGTCGGGCATCACCGGTGGCGTGATGCTGGCCCTGGGCCGTGCCATGGGCGAGACCATGGCCGTGACGATGATCATCGGCAACTCCAACACCTTCAGCTGGTCGCTGCTGGCTCCGGCCAACACCATCGCCTCCCTGCTGGCCAATCAGTTCGGTGAGGCCGATGGATCGCAGGTGTCATCCCTGATGTATGCCGCCTTCATCCTGATGGTGCTCACCCTGATCGTGAACATCTTTGCCCGCTGGCTGGTGAAGCGCCTGAGCCTTCGTTATTGA
- a CDS encoding DnaJ C-terminal domain-containing protein: protein MSGRAQGGTDHWQVLGLSPDASAEALKRAFRAQARRWHPDLNGNDPVAEEQFKRVNEAYAVLTDPRRRRAWEEERGVAGTPGGAGAGPRDPFAEGFPHFEDYIAVVLGRARRSERGADPAEADDPGEPPRQAAEERARRPSEVTAPPPPSPPPVARSDDLVSQVDLSVEDALQGARVELTLPDGTVVEVWTPPLAGDGWRLRLAGVGPGGSDHFLELRVRTEEGLRIQGLRVEYDLELQPADAVLGCTVEVPTLAGPVRLRVPPSSSSGRLLRLRGRGLELEDGERGDQWVLIRIVVPDAISDAEEALYRRLQEVALEEA, encoded by the coding sequence ATGAGCGGCCGTGCCCAGGGCGGAACGGATCACTGGCAGGTGCTGGGGCTCAGCCCCGATGCCTCCGCCGAAGCGCTCAAGCGCGCCTTCCGGGCCCAGGCACGCCGCTGGCATCCGGATCTCAACGGCAACGACCCGGTCGCCGAGGAACAGTTCAAGCGGGTCAACGAGGCCTATGCGGTGCTCACGGACCCGCGCCGCCGACGGGCCTGGGAGGAGGAGCGGGGAGTGGCCGGGACGCCCGGTGGGGCGGGCGCGGGGCCCCGCGATCCGTTTGCGGAGGGCTTCCCGCACTTCGAGGACTACATCGCCGTGGTGCTCGGCCGCGCACGCCGCTCCGAGCGCGGCGCCGACCCGGCGGAGGCCGATGATCCGGGCGAGCCGCCGCGGCAGGCGGCGGAGGAACGAGCCCGCCGGCCTTCCGAGGTCACGGCACCGCCGCCGCCGTCACCCCCGCCGGTGGCCCGCTCCGACGATCTGGTCAGCCAGGTCGACCTCAGCGTGGAGGACGCCCTGCAGGGTGCCCGGGTCGAGCTGACGCTCCCCGACGGCACGGTGGTGGAGGTGTGGACCCCGCCCCTCGCCGGCGATGGCTGGCGCCTGCGTCTGGCGGGGGTCGGGCCGGGCGGCAGCGACCACTTCCTGGAGCTGCGGGTGCGCACGGAGGAGGGACTGCGCATCCAGGGGCTGCGGGTCGAGTACGACCTGGAGCTGCAGCCCGCTGACGCGGTACTCGGCTGCACGGTCGAGGTGCCCACCTTGGCGGGGCCGGTGCGGCTGAGGGTTCCGCCGTCCTCCTCCAGCGGCCGCCTGCTGCGGCTGAGGGGACGGGGGCTGGAGCTGGAGGATGGCGAGCGGGGCGACCAGTGGGTCCTGATCCGGATCGTGGTGCCCGATGCGATCAGCGATGCGGAGGAGGCTCTGTACCGCCGCCTGCAGGAGGTGGCCCTCGAGGAGGCCTGA
- a CDS encoding ferredoxin family protein: protein MPHTIVSDRCEGVSDCVDACPVACIHPGRGTNSRGNPFFWIDPDTCIDCGICLQVCPVEGAVLAEERPELQKRP, encoded by the coding sequence ATGCCCCACACGATTGTCAGCGACCGTTGTGAGGGGGTGTCCGACTGCGTGGATGCCTGCCCGGTGGCCTGCATCCACCCCGGACGGGGCACCAACAGCCGCGGCAACCCCTTCTTCTGGATCGATCCGGACACCTGCATCGACTGCGGCATCTGTCTTCAGGTCTGCCCCGTCGAGGGTGCGGTCCTGGCCGAGGAGCGCCCGGAGCTGCAGAAGCGACCCTGA
- the pstB gene encoding phosphate ABC transporter ATP-binding protein PstB codes for MTITASSSDQQVSPDTCLSIQNATISYGSFEAVRNVFCDIPRSKVTAFIGPSGCGKSTVLRALNRMNDLIEGCTLKGRVLFDGQDIYARSVDPVEVRRRIGMIFQKPNPFPKSIYENIAFGARVNGYKGDMDELVETSLRKAAIWDETKDKLNESGYALSGGQQQRLCIARTIAIQPEVILMDEPCSALDPISTLKIEEMMHELKKSFTIVIVTHNMQQAVRVSDMTAFYNAEAVDGGSGKVGYLVEFNDTTEIFNAPQEQATQDYVSGRFG; via the coding sequence ATGACCATCACCGCATCCAGCTCCGATCAGCAGGTCAGTCCGGACACCTGCCTCTCGATTCAGAACGCCACCATCTCCTACGGCAGCTTCGAGGCAGTGCGCAATGTGTTCTGCGACATTCCGCGATCGAAGGTCACGGCCTTCATCGGCCCCTCCGGTTGCGGCAAATCGACGGTGCTGCGGGCTCTGAACCGGATGAACGATCTGATCGAGGGCTGCACCCTCAAGGGGAGAGTCCTCTTCGACGGGCAGGACATCTACGCCCGCTCGGTGGACCCGGTGGAGGTGCGTCGCCGGATCGGCATGATCTTCCAGAAACCCAACCCCTTCCCGAAGAGCATCTACGAGAACATCGCCTTCGGTGCCCGGGTCAACGGCTACAAGGGCGACATGGATGAGCTGGTGGAGACATCCCTGCGCAAGGCGGCGATCTGGGATGAGACGAAGGACAAGCTCAATGAGAGTGGCTATGCCCTCTCCGGCGGTCAGCAGCAGCGACTCTGCATCGCACGCACGATCGCGATTCAGCCTGAGGTGATCCTCATGGATGAGCCCTGCTCGGCCCTCGATCCGATCTCAACGCTGAAGATCGAGGAGATGATGCATGAACTCAAGAAGAGCTTCACCATCGTCATCGTCACCCACAACATGCAGCAGGCCGTGCGGGTCTCCGACATGACCGCCTTCTACAACGCCGAGGCGGTGGATGGCGGCTCGGGCAAGGTGGGCTATCTGGTGGAGTTCAACGACACCACCGAGATCTTCAATGCTCCCCAGGAGCAGGCCACTCAGGACTACGTGTCCGGCCGGTTCGGCTGA
- a CDS encoding inositol monophosphatase family protein: protein MASPESPQPGRSELLWWSQTAREAAAAGAAVLQRHVGQLRSVREKGRPGDLVTEADLAAEQAVLAVLRRSTPDLAILAEESGAQPGSADLLWCVDPLDGTTNYAHGFPLFATSVGLLHQGVPLLGAVSVPALNELYWAAPGCGAWCNDRPITVSGADRLDQALLTTGFAYDRSQHLDTNYAQFCWFTHRSRGVRRGGAAAVDLAFVACGRLDGYWERGLAPWDLAAGAALVREAGGVVSAYDGGPFQIDSGRILACAPGLQQPMIEGLASVQPLPGHSFGAPELDQATGMGS from the coding sequence ATGGCCTCCCCGGAATCCCCCCAGCCCGGCCGCAGTGAGCTCCTCTGGTGGTCGCAGACCGCCCGAGAGGCTGCGGCCGCCGGTGCGGCCGTGCTGCAGCGCCACGTCGGCCAGCTGCGCTCGGTGCGGGAGAAGGGTCGCCCGGGTGATCTGGTGACCGAGGCGGACCTCGCGGCGGAGCAGGCCGTGCTCGCGGTGCTGCGCCGGTCCACCCCGGATCTGGCCATCCTCGCTGAGGAAAGCGGTGCCCAGCCCGGCTCGGCCGATCTGCTCTGGTGCGTGGATCCCCTGGACGGCACCACCAACTACGCCCACGGCTTTCCCCTCTTCGCCACCTCGGTCGGCCTGCTCCATCAGGGCGTGCCCCTGCTGGGAGCCGTGAGCGTTCCCGCCCTGAACGAGCTCTACTGGGCGGCGCCGGGCTGCGGTGCCTGGTGCAACGACCGCCCGATCACGGTGAGTGGTGCCGATCGACTGGATCAGGCCCTGCTCACCACCGGCTTCGCCTACGACCGCAGCCAGCATCTCGACACCAACTACGCCCAGTTCTGCTGGTTCACCCACCGCAGCCGCGGTGTGCGGCGTGGCGGGGCTGCGGCGGTGGACCTGGCCTTCGTGGCCTGCGGCCGACTCGACGGCTACTGGGAACGGGGTCTGGCGCCCTGGGATCTGGCCGCCGGAGCCGCTCTCGTGCGGGAGGCCGGCGGTGTGGTCAGCGCCTACGACGGCGGACCGTTCCAGATCGACAGCGGCCGGATCCTCGCCTGTGCCCCCGGCCTCCAGCAGCCCATGATCGAGGGTCTCGCCAGCGTGCAGCCCCTGCCTGGCCACAGCTTCGGCGCGCCCGAGCTCGATCAGGCGACCGGGATGGGATCCTGA
- the dnaK gene encoding molecular chaperone DnaK, with protein MGRIVGIDLGTTNSVVAVLEGGRPQVIANAEGSRTTPSVVGFSRDSELLVGQLARRQLVLNPRNSFANLKRFVGRSWDELDEVSLGVPYTVRANDRGNVRVVCPATEREYAPEELVASILRKLVDDAGTFLGETIEAAVVTVPAYFNDAQRQATRDAGRLAGLRVERILNEPTAAALAYGFDRSAEKTVLVFDLGGGTFDVSLLRIANGVFDVKATCGDTQLGGNDFDRRIVDWLAETFETEHGIDLRRDRQALQRLTEAAERAKQELSGVQSTEISLPFIATGSDGPLHIETSLERSRFENLCPDLLDRLLRPVQQALRDSGIPPESIDDVVLVGGSTRMPMVQQLVRTLVPRDPCQSVNPDEVVAVGAAVQAGILTGELRDLLLNDVTPLSLGLETVGGVTKVLIPRNSSIPVRKSDVFSTSEANQSSVEIHVLQGEREMADGNKSLGRFKLAGIPPAPRGVPQVQVAFDIDANGLLQVSATDRTTGRRQSVSIQGASTLSEDELQALLSEAEANAAADRRRRSQVDRRNSAMTLVAQAERRLRDAALELGPYGAERQQRAVELAIRDVQDLLSGSDLRELELASSQLQEALFGLNRMLAAERRAESGPLQGIRSTLGSLKDELFSDDDWDDWDGDGRGRVERDRWSRDDPWEVSGSRGGWDEDPIRRR; from the coding sequence ATGGGTCGCATCGTCGGCATCGATCTGGGAACGACCAATTCCGTGGTCGCGGTGCTGGAGGGAGGCAGGCCTCAGGTGATCGCCAACGCCGAGGGCAGCCGCACCACCCCCTCGGTGGTCGGCTTCAGCCGCGACAGCGAACTGCTCGTGGGACAGCTGGCCCGCCGTCAGCTGGTGCTCAACCCGCGCAACAGCTTCGCCAACCTCAAGCGCTTCGTCGGCCGCAGCTGGGACGAACTGGACGAGGTGAGTCTCGGCGTTCCCTACACGGTGAGGGCCAACGACCGCGGCAACGTGCGGGTGGTGTGTCCGGCCACCGAGCGGGAGTACGCGCCGGAGGAGCTGGTGGCCAGCATCCTGCGCAAGCTGGTCGACGACGCAGGCACCTTCCTCGGGGAGACCATCGAAGCGGCGGTGGTGACCGTGCCCGCCTACTTCAATGACGCTCAGCGGCAGGCCACCCGCGACGCCGGCCGGCTGGCCGGCCTGCGGGTGGAGCGGATCCTCAACGAACCCACGGCGGCAGCCCTGGCCTACGGCTTCGATCGCAGCGCCGAGAAGACGGTGCTGGTCTTCGATCTGGGCGGCGGCACCTTTGATGTGTCGCTGCTTCGGATCGCGAACGGTGTCTTCGATGTGAAAGCCACCTGCGGTGACACCCAGCTCGGCGGCAACGACTTCGACCGGCGCATCGTCGACTGGCTGGCGGAAACCTTCGAAACCGAGCACGGCATCGACCTGCGCCGCGACCGCCAGGCCCTGCAGCGGCTCACGGAAGCGGCCGAACGGGCCAAGCAGGAACTTTCCGGGGTGCAGAGCACGGAGATCTCCCTTCCCTTCATCGCCACCGGCAGCGACGGACCGCTCCACATCGAGACCAGCCTGGAGCGGAGCCGCTTCGAGAATCTGTGCCCGGACCTGCTCGACCGGCTGCTGCGCCCGGTGCAGCAGGCCCTGCGCGATTCCGGAATCCCGCCGGAATCGATTGATGACGTCGTGCTGGTGGGCGGCAGCACCCGCATGCCGATGGTGCAGCAGCTCGTGCGCACCCTGGTGCCACGCGATCCCTGCCAGTCGGTCAATCCCGATGAGGTGGTGGCGGTGGGCGCAGCGGTGCAGGCCGGCATCCTCACCGGCGAGCTGCGTGATCTCCTGCTGAACGACGTGACACCGCTCTCCCTGGGGCTGGAGACGGTGGGGGGCGTGACCAAGGTGCTGATCCCGCGCAACAGCTCGATCCCGGTGCGCAAGTCGGATGTGTTCAGCACCTCCGAAGCGAACCAGTCGTCGGTGGAGATCCATGTGCTCCAGGGCGAGCGGGAGATGGCCGATGGCAACAAGTCGCTCGGACGCTTCAAGCTGGCCGGCATCCCGCCGGCACCCCGGGGCGTGCCCCAGGTGCAGGTGGCCTTCGACATCGATGCCAACGGACTGCTGCAGGTCTCGGCCACCGATCGCACCACCGGCCGGCGCCAGTCGGTCTCGATTCAGGGCGCCTCCACCCTGAGCGAGGACGAGCTGCAGGCCCTCCTCAGCGAAGCCGAGGCGAACGCGGCGGCGGATCGACGGCGGCGCTCCCAGGTGGACCGGCGCAACAGCGCCATGACCCTGGTGGCCCAGGCCGAGCGTCGCCTGCGGGACGCCGCACTCGAGCTCGGCCCCTACGGAGCCGAACGCCAGCAGCGGGCCGTGGAGCTCGCGATCCGCGACGTGCAGGACCTGCTCTCCGGATCCGACCTGAGGGAGCTGGAGCTGGCCAGCAGCCAGCTCCAGGAAGCCCTGTTCGGCCTCAACCGGATGCTGGCCGCCGAGCGGCGGGCCGAGTCGGGACCACTGCAGGGCATCCGCAGCACGCTTGGATCGCTCAAGGATGAGCTCTTCTCCGACGACGACTGGGACGACTGGGACGGGGATGGCCGGGGCCGTGTCGAACGCGACCGCTGGTCCCGCGATGACCCCTGGGAGGTGTCGGGTTCCCGCGGCGGCTGGGATGAGGATCCGATCCGGCGCCGATGA